ttccatgtttgttttggtgggagaattgggctccgatgatgccatgtagtcttggtttctgttgcttgtgttcctgtgcttgcctctcgccatcagattatctctagtgttactatgttctgctatttctgacagtggctagactgtcctataagcctgtgtgtcaggagtgctgcagacctgttttcctgtttttttttcagccagttatggggacagagtgttttgctttcgggcatgtagtttttcttctctccaggtcttcagctgttcctgtgggcctgtgtcttgagttcaccaggcaggtcacttgcagcagaaaagttggtcttacctgtggtcctgaggctcaagttcgctcgcggggtgctgcccacgggctctctgcggcggcagcaaccaggaagatctgcgccgccccttctgggagcttcagtgcaccagggttccagatggcctttggtgttttcctctggcgtccgagatgtgtgtgcagagagcagtgtcttctggtttcccaggcttgtctgcctctctgaaggtttagctctccctcccacgggatttgggtgcagagaactgtttatccggtctgtttccttcaggttccggcggtgtctcaggcaggggtcctgccgctcctgggccctcccccacgggagcccagaggccttatacagtttcctcttgggccagggatgtgggcaggggtgggcagtgttggtggtctcttctgctctgcagcctcaggagtgcccacctgaccaggcagtgaggtctctctccctcggggtctgggagcagagcgctgctgcaggccgggatccacttgattttacttttaaatacatttataggATTCAGTACATTTATTGCCTCAAATGTAGGGTCTACAAACCATAAGaataaagccaacttgatcacAACAAATGAACTTCAAAAAgtaacatttttagtcataagacATGAgttcatataaaatgaaaatattcctgaAATTCAAAGTTCATTAAAATTGCTACCATTATTGTACTACTGAAAATTTCAAGACTATAAATGGAAAAAAGTAGGTAAAAACCATGCCTCAAAGAACTAAAATAGGGGAAGGAgtaatgactcagcagttaggagcactggatgctcttcaaGGGGACCTATGTTCAATTCTTCGCACCCACATTGCAGATCACACCTGTATGGaactccatttctaggggatctgatagcctcatacacacatatgaataggCAAAACATCACTGCATGTGAAGTATAaagttaataattttaaaaaattaaagtaattatcAGAAgttgagaaaaggaaaatatggaGAGCCTAAAAAAATTGCTACTTTATCCCTTGTAGTAGTAGACCTATATTTACTAAAAAGTTACAtagtaaatatacatttaattgaTAATTTAACACAAATACATAGAGAATCTCACAGCATATTGTTCATATGTATAGTAATACAGACCCTTGAAAGGTTTAGATTAAACAGTGAAGAAGGCAAGTTTAGGGTAAGGACCCCTTTACTTATGTGTTTTTCCAGttatattaatcctaccattACTTTTAGACATATCAAAGTATATTAGTTCAGCAAAATGTCATTATTTCTACAGAACTGTAAAAAGACATCATGCTAGTGAATATCTCTAGTTCTACTTATAGTGAAAACCTGACTTATAAAAGGATGTGATAACTCCACATGCTGGAAATTCTACATTCATGAAAGTATAGCTATTATCGAAGTCAGAAATATTACAGGTATTTCTAGCTCTCAAACTTGATTAGTTCGGTTGTCTTGAAGAAACATTATTACCAAAAGAGTGAAGTATAAAGCTTCTTAATGCTGAAAGTTAGAGACAGATTCTTGTTTCAATGACTGACCACTTAAGGTGAAGAAACTTGAGATTTGCTTGAGCATTAGCATTGTTCTCTTTTCCAACTCTGATCTTTCCTCTTTGCAGGTGATATGGAACATGACTTATGGCCACCAAAAACAAGACAGAAGTGACTGAATTTGTGTTGTTGGGATTGTCTAGTAGGCCAGAGATGCAGCCAATTATTTTTGGAGTTGTCCTTATCATGTACCTGATGACAGTTTTGGGCAATATCCTACTAGTAGTAGTTGCTTGCTCAGACCCCGTGCTTCAGACCCCCATGTACTTCCTTCTCAGCCAACTTTCCATTATTGACATATCTCTAACAACTATCACTGTTCCTCAGATGCTGGTGCATACACTCTCCGTGGATCGAAGCATTTCCTATAACTGTTGCATGAcgcaattatttttctttatggcagTGGGCAGCATGGAAGTCTACTTGCTGGGTACAATGGCATATGACCGCTATGTTGCCATCTGTGACCCTTTAAGATATTCTGCCATTGTCAGTCATAGCCTCTGTCTGAGGATAACATTAACCTCTTGGGTGATAGTCAGCCTTAACAGTCTCTTATACAGTGTGCTGGTCACTCGTTTAACTTTCTGTGGAAACCAGGTCACTCACTTCTTCTGTGATATCACTCCTCTGCTAAAGCTCTCCTGTACTCAACCAGTGATCAATGAAATGTTAATCTTCACTGAGGGTGTAGTTGTGGTTGGCAGTCCCTTCTTCTTTATTTGGGGTTCTTATGTTCGAATAGGTATTACCATAGCCCACATGCACTCCTTTGCTGCCCTGAGGAAAGCTCTGTCCACCTGTAGCTCCCATATTCTTGTTGTGTTGCTCCTTTTTGGCTCTTTGGCTAAAATGTACCTTAAGCCATCATCCAGCTATGATTTAGAACAGGATCGCCAGGTTGCCGTCTTCTACACACTCATCACCCCTATGTTAAATCCACTAATCTACAGCCTTAGGAACCAAGATGTTAAAGGAGCACTATGGAGGCTTTTTAGGAAACTCCGTACTTCAG
The DNA window shown above is from Rattus rattus isolate New Zealand unplaced genomic scaffold, Rrattus_CSIRO_v1 flattened_line_144224, whole genome shotgun sequence and carries:
- the LOC116889773 gene encoding olfactory receptor 1J2-like is translated as MATKNKTEVTEFVLLGLSSRPEMQPIIFGVVLIMYLMTVLGNILLVVVACSDPVLQTPMYFLLSQLSIIDISLTTITVPQMLVHTLSVDRSISYNCCMTQLFFFMAVGSMEVYLLGTMAYDRYVAICDPLRYSAIVSHSLCLRITLTSWVIVSLNSLLYSVLVTRLTFCGNQVTHFFCDITPLLKLSCTQPVINEMLIFTEGVVVVGSPFFFIWGSYVRIGITIAHMHSFAALRKALSTCSSHILVVLLLFGSLAKMYLKPSSSYDLEQDRQVAVFYTLITPMLNPLIYSLRNQDVKGALWRLFRKLRTSDWLSDKQWMKNKLMRTKG